In Streptomyces capitiformicae, one genomic interval encodes:
- the ggt gene encoding gamma-glutamyltransferase yields MRLRRPVARKLAVLAASATVVSVGAAAPPTSAATDPVEKAPVAVGYGGAVSSVDPDASAAGIEVLKKGGNAVDAAVATAAALGVTEPYSAGIGGGGYFVYYDAKSRKVHTIDGRETAPLSADENLFRENGTAIPFAEAVTSGLSVGTPGTPATWQSALRSWGSKPLAKLLKPAEKLARDGFVVDATFRSQTASNEARFRNFPATVDLYLPGGELPVVGSTLKNPDLARTYEELGREGVGALYRGDLAQDIVDTVNKPPVDPGSGYNARPGDLTTDDLAAYRTKRQAPTKVSYRGLDVYGMAPSSSGGTTVGEALNILERTDLSKASDVQYLHRFIEASRIAFADRGRWVGDPAFEDVPTKELLSQKFADSRECLIKDDAVLTSPVAPADPRNPAACATGGTAAPTTYEGDSTTHLTVADKWGNVVAYTLTIEQTGGSGITVPGRGFLLNNELTDFSFTPANPAVHDPNLPGPGKRPRSSMSPTIVLDQHGKPVVALGSPGGATIITTVLRTLTGFLDRGMPLVDAIAAPRASQRNQTTTELEPGLWNSPLKTELEAIGHGFRQNPEIGAVAGVQRLPHGKWLAAAETVRRGGGAAMVVHPVK; encoded by the coding sequence ATGCGTCTGCGTCGCCCTGTCGCGCGGAAACTGGCGGTTCTGGCGGCTTCGGCCACCGTGGTGTCGGTGGGGGCGGCGGCGCCACCGACCTCCGCCGCGACGGACCCCGTCGAGAAGGCGCCGGTCGCCGTCGGCTACGGCGGGGCCGTCTCCAGCGTCGACCCGGACGCCTCGGCCGCCGGGATCGAGGTGCTGAAAAAGGGCGGCAACGCGGTGGACGCCGCCGTCGCCACGGCCGCCGCGCTCGGCGTCACCGAGCCCTACTCGGCCGGCATCGGCGGAGGCGGCTACTTCGTCTACTACGACGCCAAGTCCCGCAAGGTGCACACCATCGACGGCCGCGAGACCGCACCGCTGAGCGCCGACGAGAACCTCTTCCGGGAGAACGGCACGGCGATCCCCTTCGCGGAGGCCGTCACCAGCGGGCTCAGTGTCGGTACGCCCGGCACGCCCGCCACCTGGCAGAGCGCGCTGAGGAGTTGGGGCAGCAAGCCGCTCGCCAAGCTGCTCAAGCCCGCCGAGAAGCTCGCCCGGGACGGCTTCGTCGTCGACGCGACCTTCCGCTCCCAGACCGCCTCCAACGAGGCCCGGTTCAGGAACTTCCCGGCCACCGTCGACCTGTATCTGCCCGGCGGCGAGCTCCCGGTCGTCGGCTCGACCCTCAAGAACCCCGATCTGGCCCGTACGTACGAGGAGTTGGGTCGCGAGGGCGTCGGTGCCCTCTACCGGGGAGACCTCGCCCAGGACATCGTCGACACCGTCAACAAACCACCGGTGGACCCGGGTTCGGGCTACAACGCACGCCCCGGCGACCTGACGACCGACGACCTCGCCGCGTACCGCACCAAGCGCCAGGCGCCCACGAAGGTGTCGTACCGGGGACTCGACGTCTACGGCATGGCCCCGTCCTCCTCCGGTGGCACGACTGTCGGTGAAGCGCTCAACATCCTTGAGCGGACCGACCTGTCGAAGGCGAGCGATGTCCAGTACCTGCACCGCTTCATCGAGGCGAGCCGTATCGCGTTCGCCGACCGTGGGCGCTGGGTCGGCGACCCCGCCTTCGAGGACGTACCGACGAAGGAACTGCTGTCGCAGAAGTTCGCCGACTCGCGCGAGTGCCTGATCAAGGACGACGCGGTGCTCACCAGCCCCGTCGCCCCGGCCGACCCGCGTAACCCGGCGGCCTGCGCGACGGGCGGTACGGCGGCTCCGACGACGTACGAGGGTGACAGCACCACCCACCTCACGGTCGCCGACAAGTGGGGCAACGTCGTCGCGTACACCCTCACCATCGAGCAGACCGGCGGCAGCGGCATCACCGTGCCGGGCCGGGGCTTCCTGCTCAACAACGAGCTGACGGACTTCTCCTTCACCCCGGCCAACCCGGCGGTGCACGATCCGAACCTGCCGGGGCCGGGCAAGCGGCCGCGCTCGTCGATGTCGCCGACGATCGTGCTGGACCAGCACGGCAAGCCGGTCGTGGCGCTCGGCTCGCCCGGCGGCGCGACCATCATCACCACCGTCCTGCGGACGCTCACCGGCTTCCTCGACCGGGGCATGCCCCTGGTGGACGCGATCGCCGCGCCGCGCGCCAGCCAGCGCAACCAGACCACGACCGAACTCGAACCGGGCCTGTGGAACAGCCCGTTGAAGACCGAGCTCGAAGCCATCGGGCACGGCTTCCGGCAGAACCCGGAGATCGGCGCGGTGGCCGGCGTCCAGCGCCTGCCCCACGGCAAGTGGCTGGCCGCCGCGGAGACCGTACGGCGCGGGGGCGGCGCGGCGATGGTCGTGCACCCCGTGAAGTAG
- a CDS encoding DUF6278 family protein, whose translation MNISFLGNWRKRRGPAFGVAVFSGDDGDGGDEEGHEGLAELLSECELLRTQAQQAGVELDDSAASLEALDQLVPRWRDDEEAVAWLGNDAGLYLGTVVVRTIPGTRWEIWPNGQPVVRLASGREIDVVEAGHAWAASGVPELSQLYAEVAEGNVS comes from the coding sequence ATGAACATCTCGTTCCTGGGCAACTGGCGCAAGAGGCGTGGCCCCGCTTTCGGGGTCGCGGTGTTCTCCGGCGACGACGGTGACGGTGGTGACGAGGAAGGCCACGAGGGTCTCGCCGAACTTCTCTCCGAATGCGAACTGCTGCGCACGCAGGCCCAGCAGGCCGGTGTCGAACTCGACGACTCCGCCGCTTCGTTGGAGGCCCTCGACCAGCTCGTGCCCCGCTGGCGCGACGACGAGGAGGCCGTGGCCTGGCTCGGCAACGACGCCGGGCTCTACCTCGGCACGGTCGTCGTCCGCACGATCCCCGGCACCCGCTGGGAGATCTGGCCCAACGGTCAGCCCGTGGTGCGGCTGGCCTCCGGCAGGGAGATCGACGTGGTCGAGGCCGGCCACGCGTGGGCCGCCAGCGGCGTACCGGAACTCTCACAGCTGTACGCCGAGGTCGCGGAGGGCAACGTTTCCTGA
- a CDS encoding exodeoxyribonuclease III, which translates to MRIATWNVNSITARLPRLLAWLESSNTDVLCLQEAKIAEDGFPFEALREKGYEAAVHATGRWNGVAVISRTGIEDVVKGLPGDPGYDGVVEPRAISATCGPVRVWSVYVPNGREVDHPHYAYKLQWFEALKAAVAGDAAGSRPFAVMGDYNVAPTDDDVHDVAAFEGLTHVTPAERAALASLREAGLSDVVPRPLKYDHPFTYWDYRQLCFPKNRGMRIDLVYGNEPFAKAVKDAYVDREERKGKGASDHAPVVVDLDV; encoded by the coding sequence ATGCGTATCGCCACCTGGAACGTGAACTCGATCACCGCCCGCCTCCCGAGGCTTCTGGCCTGGCTGGAGAGCAGCAACACGGACGTGCTCTGCCTCCAGGAGGCCAAGATCGCCGAGGACGGCTTCCCGTTCGAAGCGCTGCGCGAGAAGGGCTACGAGGCCGCGGTGCACGCCACGGGCCGGTGGAACGGCGTGGCGGTGATCTCCCGCACAGGCATCGAGGACGTGGTCAAGGGCCTGCCCGGCGACCCCGGCTACGACGGCGTGGTGGAGCCCCGCGCGATCTCCGCGACCTGTGGCCCGGTCCGCGTCTGGTCGGTGTACGTGCCGAACGGCCGCGAGGTCGACCACCCGCACTACGCCTACAAGCTCCAGTGGTTCGAGGCCCTCAAGGCCGCCGTAGCGGGCGACGCCGCCGGCAGCCGCCCCTTCGCCGTCATGGGCGACTACAACGTGGCGCCGACGGACGACGACGTGCACGATGTCGCCGCCTTCGAGGGCCTCACCCATGTCACCCCCGCCGAGCGCGCCGCCCTCGCCTCCCTCCGCGAGGCCGGTCTCTCCGACGTCGTTCCGCGCCCCCTCAAGTACGACCACCCCTTCACGTACTGGGACTACCGCCAGCTCTGCTTCCCCAAGAACCGAGGCATGCGCATCGACCTGGTGTACGGCAACGAACCGTTCGCGAAGGCGGTCAAGGACGCGTACGTGGACCGCGAGGAGCGCAAGGGCAAGGGCGCCTCGGACCACGCGCCGGTCGTCGTCGACCTGGACGTCTAG
- a CDS encoding SGNH/GDSL hydrolase family protein translates to MSQSSWPSWPPWPPSSSAAKREGARVRRRVWKTAVVLGLLATLAPGASARAATGSGTGAGTEPAPLERLFDNRAVSDDARPAEADFDGSGGSLSAQDLTAAGWTPGRALTVQGARLTWPRRTAGEPDNVRANGQSVRVRGRGDALVFLVAGTAGTDAVGSGTVRYAGGARSTYRLTAPDWRTGPLATKAVALPRVNTPGGQLAERARLYVVTVPVVQGREVSSVTLPRNRDLHVFALSVRSGSQGWTGSWATATSGYSAVGPWTDRTLRLVVHTSAGGPRVRIRLDNSFASAPVRVGSATVALRAQGAAARSVPVPLSFRGAAGTEIPAGAQAFSDPLGFEVPADTDLLVSFHLPGTVSAAPVHRLAQQTSYVSEPGDHAGDGSAAAYTSTITGWPLLTGVDVGGGPGSVVLLGDSITDGDKSTPDANRRWPDVLADRLRSQNAVPRYGVLNQGISANRVGTDVYPGDGVSTSSGGVSALHRLDRDVLAQSSARTAVVFQGVNDVRWGASADRVIAGLREIAARGHERGLRMLVATIAPCEGEARCTAAADAERSAVNAWIRSNEEFDGVLDFDAVLRDPARPSRMLPAYDSGDHLHPGDAGLEALAESVDLRLL, encoded by the coding sequence ATGTCGCAATCGTCATGGCCGTCATGGCCGCCATGGCCGCCATCGTCGTCAGCAGCGAAACGGGAGGGGGCGCGCGTGCGCCGACGCGTCTGGAAAACGGCCGTCGTACTGGGGCTGCTGGCGACGCTCGCACCCGGCGCCTCCGCCCGGGCCGCCACCGGCTCGGGCACCGGCGCGGGCACCGAACCGGCGCCGCTGGAACGGCTCTTCGACAACAGGGCCGTCAGCGACGACGCCCGGCCCGCCGAGGCCGACTTCGACGGCTCCGGCGGCTCCCTCTCGGCACAGGACCTGACCGCCGCCGGCTGGACGCCCGGGCGCGCGCTGACGGTCCAGGGCGCACGCCTGACCTGGCCGCGCCGCACTGCGGGCGAGCCGGACAACGTACGCGCGAACGGCCAGTCCGTACGGGTACGCGGCCGTGGCGACGCCCTCGTCTTCCTGGTCGCCGGCACGGCCGGCACCGACGCCGTGGGCAGCGGCACGGTCCGCTACGCGGGCGGCGCCCGCTCGACGTACCGCCTCACCGCCCCGGACTGGCGCACCGGCCCACTCGCCACCAAGGCCGTGGCGCTCCCCCGCGTCAACACCCCCGGCGGTCAACTCGCCGAGAGGGCACGGCTGTACGTCGTCACCGTGCCGGTCGTACAGGGCCGTGAGGTCTCCTCGGTGACCCTGCCGCGCAACCGGGACCTGCATGTGTTCGCCCTGTCCGTGCGGTCCGGGTCACAGGGCTGGACCGGGAGCTGGGCGACCGCGACCTCGGGCTACTCGGCCGTCGGGCCCTGGACCGACCGGACGCTGCGGCTCGTGGTGCACACCTCGGCGGGCGGGCCCCGGGTGCGGATCCGGCTCGACAACTCCTTCGCGTCGGCGCCGGTACGGGTCGGGAGCGCGACGGTGGCGTTGCGGGCCCAGGGCGCCGCCGCGCGGAGTGTGCCGGTGCCGTTGTCCTTCCGGGGTGCGGCGGGTACCGAGATCCCGGCGGGGGCACAGGCGTTCAGCGATCCGCTCGGCTTCGAGGTGCCCGCGGACACCGACCTGCTGGTGAGCTTCCATCTGCCGGGCACGGTGTCGGCCGCGCCCGTCCACCGGCTCGCCCAGCAGACCTCGTACGTCAGCGAACCGGGCGACCACGCGGGCGACGGCTCGGCGGCGGCGTACACCTCGACGATCACCGGCTGGCCGCTGCTGACCGGTGTCGACGTGGGCGGCGGCCCCGGCTCCGTCGTACTCCTCGGCGACTCGATCACCGACGGCGACAAGTCCACGCCCGACGCGAACCGCCGCTGGCCGGACGTGCTCGCCGACCGGCTGCGGAGCCAGAACGCCGTCCCGCGCTACGGGGTCCTCAACCAGGGGATCTCGGCGAACCGGGTGGGCACCGACGTCTACCCCGGCGACGGTGTGTCCACCAGTTCGGGCGGCGTGAGCGCCCTGCACCGCCTCGACCGTGACGTCCTCGCCCAGAGCTCCGCCCGTACCGCCGTCGTCTTCCAGGGCGTCAACGACGTCCGCTGGGGCGCGTCGGCGGACCGGGTCATCGCCGGGCTGCGGGAGATCGCCGCCCGGGGCCACGAGCGCGGTCTGCGGATGCTCGTGGCGACGATCGCGCCCTGCGAGGGCGAGGCCCGCTGCACGGCCGCCGCCGACGCTGAGCGCTCCGCGGTGAACGCCTGGATCCGTAGCAACGAGGAGTTCGACGGCGTGCTCGACTTCGATGCCGTGCTCCGGGATCCGGCGCGGCCTTCCCGGATGCTCCCCGCGTACGACAGCGGGGACCATCTGCATCCGGGGGACGCGGGCCTCGAGGCGCTCGCCGAGTCGGTGGACCTCAGGCTGCTGTAA
- the pcaDC gene encoding bifunctional 3-oxoadipate enol-lactonase/4-carboxymuconolactone decarboxylase PcaDC has translation MSETTTPALQYRFDGPDDAPVLILGPSLGTTWHMWDRQIPELTKQWRVFRFDLPGHGGAPAYPGGSVTELAARLLATLDAVGVQRFGYAGCALGGAIGAELALRHPDRLASLALIAASPRFGTADEFRQRGVIVRTNGLDPIARTSPDRWFTAGFAAAQPAITEWAVQMVRTTDPGCYIAACEALASFDVRAELGRIGVPTLVLVGSDDQVTGPAEARTLVAGIPDARLAVVPGASHLVPVEQPAAVTDLLVRHFSTAWQPAYDSTTGQIAIPAAPVKPVLAAVPHQTAQTAPQPGPQTGPVAEIAPAAVQPVAEGRPDPYDAGLKVRREVLGDAHVDRALASADEFSGDFQEFITRYAWGEIWDRPGLDRRSRSCVTLTALVAGGHMDELAFHTRAALRNGLTPNEIKEVLLQAAVYCGVPAANSAFKVAQQVIREETTPEE, from the coding sequence GTGAGTGAGACGACGACCCCCGCCCTCCAGTACCGCTTCGACGGGCCGGACGACGCCCCGGTCCTGATCCTCGGGCCCTCGCTCGGCACGACGTGGCACATGTGGGACCGGCAGATCCCGGAGCTGACCAAGCAGTGGCGGGTCTTCCGGTTCGACCTGCCTGGCCACGGCGGCGCGCCCGCGTACCCCGGCGGCTCGGTCACCGAGCTGGCCGCCAGGCTCCTTGCCACCCTCGATGCCGTCGGCGTCCAGCGGTTCGGCTACGCGGGCTGCGCGCTCGGCGGCGCCATCGGGGCCGAGCTCGCGCTGCGCCACCCCGACCGCCTCGCCTCCCTCGCGCTGATCGCCGCCTCGCCCCGTTTCGGCACGGCCGACGAGTTCCGCCAGCGCGGCGTGATCGTACGGACGAACGGCCTCGACCCCATCGCCCGTACGTCCCCGGACCGCTGGTTCACCGCGGGGTTCGCGGCGGCTCAGCCCGCGATCACCGAGTGGGCCGTGCAGATGGTCCGCACCACCGACCCCGGTTGCTACATCGCCGCCTGCGAGGCACTCGCCTCGTTCGACGTGCGCGCCGAGCTCGGCCGGATCGGCGTCCCCACGCTCGTCCTCGTCGGCTCCGACGACCAGGTCACCGGCCCCGCCGAGGCCCGTACGCTCGTCGCGGGCATCCCGGACGCCCGCCTCGCTGTCGTCCCCGGCGCCTCGCACCTCGTGCCGGTCGAGCAACCCGCCGCGGTCACCGACCTCCTCGTACGCCACTTCTCCACGGCCTGGCAGCCCGCCTACGACTCCACCACCGGCCAGATCGCGATCCCGGCGGCGCCCGTCAAGCCGGTCCTCGCCGCCGTCCCGCATCAGACCGCGCAGACCGCGCCGCAGCCGGGACCGCAGACCGGTCCGGTGGCAGAGATCGCCCCGGCCGCCGTGCAACCCGTGGCAGAGGGCAGACCCGACCCGTACGACGCCGGGCTCAAGGTCCGCCGCGAGGTGCTCGGCGACGCGCACGTCGACCGGGCGCTGGCCTCGGCGGACGAGTTCTCCGGCGACTTCCAGGAGTTCATCACCCGCTACGCCTGGGGCGAGATCTGGGACAGGCCCGGCCTCGACCGCCGCTCCCGCAGCTGCGTCACGCTGACGGCCCTGGTCGCCGGCGGGCACATGGACGAGCTCGCCTTCCACACCCGGGCGGCCCTCCGTAACGGCCTCACCCCGAACGAGATCAAGGAAGTCCTCCTCCAGGCCGCCGTCTACTGCGGTGTACCGGCCGCGAACAGCGCGTTCAAGGTCGCCCAGCAGGTGATCCGCGAGGAGACCACCCCCGAGGAGTGA
- a CDS encoding SWIM zinc finger family protein: protein MSGIEKEPEAVEGTAGEATHEGRAGAGVPDSGAGARPADAARQALRAAREGVRGGPEGADRRDSASAPRVGVARVRGAGRPGDVAREALRRAVESKAAGSEEPVGEDAPAEPTGIRAGEGAPPGAPSASRPGARPGDIARKALRVARDAAERARTEAEYAEDREPKAPRRAAGSPPPRARGSRTRQDPPGDTLARAGADRARDVHELLAGAFELPSEGPAPDEPAHDSASPASASHASDGPTHASERPDPDTPDHSSAVEAEVIPRVPRTMPAPSRDGELRRTFPAFPPRPSAEGGFAESWWGNAWVAALEEGALDAARLARGRAYADKGHVDAITVTPGLVLAYVHGSRPRPYRVQLRLRTLDDDEWDRFLDAAAERPAHIAALLDKQMPEALAGAGTRTGTGTPRAVRLLPGPRELDPHCSCPDFGHPCKHAAALCYQTARLLDEDPFVLLLLRGRGERELLDALSRRNAARAARAAQEQEPAPLPGVRARDALAPRTLPPLPAPLPPPPHPAQPPVYPGAPGGPDPFALDQLATDAAARAHALLTTGRDPVAELTLWQDAVRLAAARPGSGLTATTRALYSSLAAATGRTPTDLARAVAAWRQGGLEGLAVLEEPWDPPAGRFDRARPLLLAADLPAFRPSRNHLTHPHGHVQLRLGRDGLWYAYESDPGHDDWWPRGTPDLDPVGALTGIGTTDDDL, encoded by the coding sequence ATGAGCGGGATCGAGAAGGAGCCGGAGGCCGTGGAGGGCACGGCTGGGGAGGCGACGCACGAGGGAAGGGCAGGCGCGGGCGTGCCGGACTCCGGGGCCGGGGCACGTCCCGCCGACGCGGCTCGCCAGGCGTTGCGCGCGGCCCGGGAAGGGGTTCGTGGAGGGCCTGAGGGCGCCGACCGCCGGGACTCGGCTTCGGCGCCGCGTGTCGGTGTGGCCCGGGTTCGCGGGGCGGGCCGCCCGGGTGATGTGGCGCGGGAGGCGTTGCGGAGGGCCGTGGAGTCCAAGGCGGCCGGTTCTGAGGAGCCGGTGGGCGAGGATGCTCCCGCCGAGCCGACAGGTATCCGAGCCGGGGAGGGTGCCCCGCCCGGTGCACCGTCGGCTTCCCGACCCGGCGCCCGTCCTGGGGACATCGCCAGGAAGGCCCTGCGGGTCGCACGCGACGCGGCCGAGCGGGCTAGAACGGAGGCCGAGTACGCCGAGGACAGGGAACCCAAGGCCCCCCGCCGAGCGGCCGGTTCGCCGCCACCCCGCGCCCGGGGCTCCCGGACACGACAGGACCCGCCGGGCGACACCTTGGCCCGCGCCGGGGCAGACCGGGCCCGTGACGTCCACGAACTGCTCGCCGGTGCCTTCGAGTTGCCCTCGGAGGGGCCCGCCCCCGACGAGCCGGCACACGACTCCGCCAGCCCTGCCTCCGCCAGCCATGCCTCCGACGGCCCCACCCACGCCTCCGAGCGGCCCGACCCCGACACCCCCGACCACTCCAGTGCCGTCGAGGCCGAGGTAATCCCCCGCGTCCCCCGCACCATGCCCGCCCCTTCCCGAGACGGGGAGCTGCGTCGTACGTTCCCGGCCTTCCCGCCGCGCCCCTCGGCCGAGGGAGGGTTCGCGGAGAGTTGGTGGGGCAACGCGTGGGTCGCGGCTCTGGAAGAAGGCGCCCTGGACGCGGCTCGGCTCGCACGCGGGCGGGCGTATGCCGACAAGGGGCACGTGGACGCGATCACCGTGACGCCGGGGTTGGTGCTGGCGTACGTACACGGAAGCCGTCCCCGGCCGTACCGAGTGCAGCTACGGCTGCGCACGCTGGACGACGACGAATGGGACCGCTTCCTCGACGCGGCGGCCGAACGACCGGCACACATCGCCGCACTGCTGGACAAACAGATGCCCGAGGCCCTCGCCGGAGCGGGCACCCGAACCGGCACCGGCACCCCACGCGCCGTACGCCTGCTGCCCGGCCCCCGTGAGCTCGACCCCCATTGCAGTTGCCCCGACTTCGGGCACCCCTGCAAGCACGCGGCGGCGTTGTGCTACCAGACCGCGCGGCTGCTGGACGAGGACCCGTTCGTGTTGCTGCTTCTGCGGGGCCGGGGCGAGCGTGAGTTGCTCGACGCGCTGTCCCGGCGCAACGCCGCCCGTGCGGCCCGCGCCGCCCAGGAGCAGGAGCCCGCACCGCTCCCCGGCGTCCGGGCCCGTGACGCGCTCGCCCCGCGCACGCTCCCGCCGCTGCCCGCCCCGTTGCCTCCGCCGCCGCATCCGGCACAACCTCCGGTGTATCCGGGCGCGCCCGGCGGCCCCGACCCGTTCGCGTTGGACCAGTTGGCCACCGACGCGGCCGCCCGCGCGCATGCGCTGCTCACCACCGGACGTGATCCGGTGGCGGAGCTGACGCTCTGGCAGGACGCGGTACGGCTGGCCGCCGCCCGGCCCGGCTCCGGTCTCACCGCCACGACCCGCGCCCTGTACTCGTCGCTGGCCGCCGCCACCGGCCGCACCCCGACCGACCTGGCCAGGGCCGTCGCCGCCTGGCGTCAGGGCGGCCTCGAAGGGCTCGCCGTCCTGGAGGAGCCCTGGGACCCGCCGGCGGGCCGTTTCGACCGCGCCCGCCCCCTGCTGCTCGCCGCCGACCTCCCAGCGTTCCGGCCCTCGCGCAACCACCTCACCCACCCGCACGGCCATGTCCAACTCCGCCTGGGCCGCGACGGGTTGTGGTACGCCTACGAGTCCGACCCGGGCCACGACGACTGGTGGCCGAGAGGCACCCCTGACCTCGACCCGGTGGGCGCACTCACCGGCATAGGCACCACCGACGACGACCTCTGA
- a CDS encoding MBL fold metallo-hydrolase: MKLTLTKKSHACVRLEKDGRTLVIDPGAFSEEDAAVGADAVLVTHEHPDHFDEGRLRAALDANPAAEIWTLRSVAEKISAAFPGRVHTVGHGDTFTAAGFDVQVHGELHAVIHPDIPRITNVGYLIDGGRVFHPGDALTVPDHAVETLMLPVMAPWSKISEVIDYVREVKPRRAYDIHDALLTDLARPIYDRQIGALGGAEHLRLTPGTSADL; the protein is encoded by the coding sequence ATGAAGCTCACGCTCACGAAGAAGTCGCACGCCTGCGTCCGTCTGGAGAAGGACGGACGCACGCTCGTCATCGATCCCGGTGCCTTCAGCGAGGAGGACGCCGCGGTCGGCGCGGACGCCGTCCTGGTCACGCACGAGCACCCCGACCACTTCGACGAGGGACGGCTCCGCGCGGCCCTGGACGCCAACCCGGCCGCCGAGATCTGGACCCTGCGGTCCGTCGCCGAGAAGATCTCCGCCGCCTTCCCGGGCCGGGTGCACACCGTCGGCCACGGCGACACGTTCACCGCCGCGGGCTTCGACGTCCAGGTCCACGGCGAACTCCACGCCGTCATCCACCCGGACATCCCGCGCATCACCAACGTCGGCTACCTCATCGACGGCGGCCGCGTCTTCCACCCCGGCGACGCCCTCACCGTCCCCGACCACGCCGTGGAGACGCTGATGCTCCCCGTCATGGCCCCCTGGAGCAAGATCTCCGAGGTCATCGACTACGTCCGCGAGGTGAAGCCGCGACGCGCGTACGACATCCACGACGCCCTCCTCACCGACCTCGCCCGCCCGATCTACGACCGCCAGATCGGCGCCCTCGGCGGCGCGGAACACCTGCGGCTCACCCCCGGCACCTCGGCCGACCTCTGA